The following proteins come from a genomic window of Campylobacter coli 76339:
- a CDS encoding Predicted glycosyltransferase, with the protein MQRSSEEVEIVFGHNDRGGIFDKYLKKITKKSNVKLISGKFYTRLICQSLLRNRAVEQCSSEFIYLMDVDCLFDKELSDSCINDIKNNKIPFIILFCLYLSRKGSREIFRYTREEMFDKYITFRKDLYLHLASPSANIFMKKTDYFNIGGFDEEFIGHGGEDFEFMIKLALYKNVIKPTRDLMLNKFYKAPLLSEGFRKYLSFNGLPYFFDKKIVFHLHHNRSKLRGYFKQYHRNSNLLQEKIKFDSSLEKNGDSLIKFYEELCRKYNISIDKYSVLFDGCKPKKFTLEHILLFLKRL; encoded by the coding sequence TTGCAAAGGTCTAGCGAAGAAGTCGAGATTGTTTTTGGACATAATGATCGTGGAGGCATATTTGATAAATATCTTAAAAAAATTACTAAAAAAAGCAATGTTAAATTAATTTCTGGAAAATTTTATACTAGATTAATTTGTCAAAGTTTGCTTAGAAATAGGGCAGTAGAACAATGCTCGAGTGAATTTATTTATCTTATGGATGTGGATTGCTTATTTGATAAAGAATTAAGCGATAGCTGTATTAATGATATTAAAAATAACAAAATCCCCTTTATAATTTTATTTTGTTTATATCTTTCAAGAAAAGGTTCGAGAGAGATTTTTAGGTATACTAGAGAAGAAATGTTTGATAAATATATTACATTTAGAAAAGATTTATATTTGCATTTAGCTTCTCCAAGTGCAAATATCTTTATGAAAAAAACTGACTATTTTAATATAGGTGGATTTGATGAAGAATTTATAGGTCATGGTGGAGAAGATTTTGAATTTATGATAAAACTTGCACTTTATAAAAATGTAATCAAGCCAACCAGGGACTTGATGCTTAATAAGTTTTATAAAGCTCCGCTTTTAAGTGAAGGTTTTAGAAAATATCTTAGCTTTAATGGTTTGCCATATTTTTTTGATAAAAAGATCGTTTTTCACCTTCATCATAATAGAAGCAAGTTGCGTGGATACTTTAAACAATACCACAGAAATTCAAATCTTTTACAAGAAAAGATCAAATTTGATTCTAGTCTAGAAAAAAATGGAGATAGTTTGATAAAATTTTATGAAGAGTTATGCAGAAAATATAATATAAGCATAGATAAATATAGTGTTTTATTTGACGGTTGTAAACCAAAAAAATTTACCTTAGAGCATATTTTACTTTTTTTAAAAAGACTGTAG
- a CDS encoding Capsular polysaccharide export system periplasmic protein KpsD produces MRKILILFLSCIFCFGAVDVSQIGSSENSSTTSSSQNIENNISKSTPAQIPVFGSELFNGNFKNYTQRVYNPDYKIAVGDQISLKIWGAVEFEQILVVDSQGNIFIPKVGAVNLLGVKNSALVSVIKAQVNKIYKNNVFVYADMNAYQNVSVFITGSVNSPGLYQGLSSDSVIQYLDKAGGINLEYGSFRDIQILRNNTVIKKIDLYDFLLKGQMDLFPFRSGDVVLVGNVQSYVFANGDVQKPFRFELANDIKTLADLARVSGARPIVTNAVLRSYGNDHRLEISAYNKMQFSKVLLKTGDEVQFNPEYISQNISITVNGEHSGLKTLVVRKGTTLEDVSRLIVANAQSDMNALQVFRKSVAKTQKDLIKAQLKELETLALTSSSVTSQGAAIKAEQAKLILEFIQRAKEVEPKGQIVIDKPKSYGSVLLEEGDIINVPSKNNLVIVQGEVTLPGAFVYNKGESLKYYINLAGGYGERADASKVLVIHNNGKAQKYSGSIDMMPGDSVLVLPKVDSENLQIFSMLTQILYQIAVATNVVLKL; encoded by the coding sequence ATGAGAAAAATATTAATTTTATTTTTAAGTTGTATTTTTTGTTTTGGAGCTGTAGATGTTTCACAGATTGGCTCAAGTGAAAATTCTAGCACAACCAGTTCTTCTCAAAATATAGAAAATAATATCAGCAAGAGTACTCCTGCTCAAATTCCTGTATTTGGATCAGAACTATTTAATGGAAATTTTAAAAATTATACTCAAAGAGTTTATAATCCTGACTATAAAATTGCAGTGGGTGATCAAATCAGTCTTAAAATTTGGGGTGCAGTTGAATTTGAGCAAATACTAGTCGTAGATTCTCAAGGAAATATTTTTATCCCTAAAGTAGGAGCGGTAAATTTACTAGGGGTAAAAAATAGTGCTCTTGTAAGTGTAATCAAAGCTCAGGTAAATAAAATTTACAAAAATAATGTTTTTGTTTATGCGGATATGAATGCTTATCAAAATGTTAGCGTTTTTATTACAGGTAGCGTTAATTCTCCAGGGCTTTATCAAGGTCTTAGTTCAGATTCTGTGATCCAGTATCTTGATAAGGCAGGTGGGATAAATTTAGAATACGGTAGCTTTAGAGATATTCAAATTCTGCGCAATAATACCGTGATTAAAAAGATAGATTTGTATGATTTTTTACTCAAGGGTCAAATGGATCTTTTTCCTTTTAGAAGCGGCGATGTAGTTTTAGTGGGTAATGTTCAAAGCTATGTTTTTGCAAATGGCGATGTGCAAAAACCTTTTCGTTTCGAGCTTGCAAACGATATTAAAACCTTAGCTGATTTGGCTAGAGTATCGGGTGCAAGACCTATAGTAACCAATGCAGTGTTAAGAAGCTATGGAAATGATCATAGACTTGAAATAAGTGCTTATAATAAAATGCAATTTTCTAAAGTTTTATTAAAAACGGGTGATGAAGTGCAGTTTAATCCCGAATACATTTCGCAAAATATCAGTATAACAGTCAATGGAGAACATAGCGGGCTTAAAACTCTAGTAGTTCGAAAGGGAACGACACTGGAGGATGTTTCAAGACTGATCGTGGCAAATGCGCAATCAGATATGAATGCTTTGCAAGTTTTTAGAAAAAGTGTTGCTAAAACTCAAAAAGATCTTATCAAAGCTCAGCTTAAAGAGCTTGAAACTCTTGCTTTAACTAGCTCTTCAGTAACCTCTCAGGGTGCAGCTATCAAAGCAGAACAAGCAAAATTGATACTTGAATTCATTCAAAGAGCAAAAGAAGTAGAGCCTAAGGGGCAAATTGTTATCGATAAGCCAAAATCTTATGGATCGGTTTTGCTCGAAGAAGGTGATATTATAAATGTACCTAGCAAAAATAATCTTGTTATAGTTCAAGGAGAAGTTACTTTGCCAGGAGCCTTTGTTTACAATAAAGGTGAAAGTTTAAAATACTATATCAATCTTGCTGGAGGTTATGGGGAAAGAGCGGATGCTTCTAAAGTACTTGTTATACATAACAATGGAAAAGCTCAAAAATATAGTGGAAGTATCGATATGATGCCTGGAGATTCTGTCTTGGTTTTGCCTAAAGTTGATAGTGAAAATTTGCAAATCTTTTCTATGTTAACACAAATTTTATATCAAATTGCTGTTGCAACAAATGTGGTGTTGAAACTATAA
- a CDS encoding Beta-1,3-glucosyltransferase, with product MLKLSSENKKFIKVVLDSFFRIYLAKLFSNFKPKKYKAFTQYTIISAVYNVEKYLDDYFKSIISQRLDFRKNIFMILVDDGSTDNSAQIIKTYQKKYPKNIVYLYKENSGQASARNLGLKYMQENGYKTPWITFADPDDFLDRNYFYEVDKFLSTHKDNNICMISCNVIFYHEKQKLYKDNHALNFKFKNGIQVKENYNLDVFIQLFTNSSFINTSYLAKYIRFDEKLKPNFEDAKFINEYLLKNINLKSAFLPKAKYFYRKREDGSSTLDDRDKTKDYYITVLNLGYLKLFKDTKITIPSFIQNVVLYDIFWQIKTLISNPEKLAILNNDEKKLFKELLFDNFKFIDSYNIKKFNLNTFDFFYKKGILNYFKNEDLSENIAFIEDIDDKNDEILVKYYFNDIDHKVKILLDDEVAIIKHSKIRQYDLLDKVFLYEKRIWLKLKNDTKNLDIFVNSQKLKLIFNNNFINDLNGVLKALNKQKKQRSKNSNLWLFADMSWRADDNAEHLYRYVMHNHPKQQIAFILSKNSIDYPRLKKEGFRLIDPKGFYSKYLIYKADKIISSHIDRYIFNALGGDTLKTKDFIFLQHGVTKDDLSRWLNQRKIDIFITSTKAEYDSIAGDFNQYKFSTKEVVLTGLARWDALIKNNVLNTKQILIMPTWRKNIVGMVINFGTRELKDNFKESEYFQKWNSLLNSNDLKALQEKYFFTIIFNPHPNIIPYLKDFNIPSYVKFANQNESLQALFCNSSLMITDYSSVAFEMAYLKKPVIYYQFDEKEFFINHSYFRGYFNYKKNGFGPVVESEENLLKELKNLLQNDYRLFDAYKDNINSTFAFKNGDSCWRTYKVIEYK from the coding sequence ATGCTAAAACTTTCGAGTGAAAATAAAAAATTTATTAAAGTTGTATTAGATAGTTTTTTTAGAATATATTTAGCAAAACTCTTTTCCAATTTTAAACCCAAAAAATACAAGGCTTTCACTCAATATACTATAATCTCGGCTGTATACAATGTAGAAAAATATTTGGATGATTATTTTAAATCCATAATAAGTCAAAGACTTGATTTTAGGAAAAATATTTTTATGATACTTGTAGATGATGGTTCTACTGATAATTCAGCACAAATAATCAAAACATACCAAAAAAAATATCCTAAAAATATCGTTTATCTTTACAAAGAAAATAGCGGGCAGGCTAGTGCTAGAAATTTAGGTTTAAAATATATGCAAGAAAATGGCTATAAAACCCCTTGGATTACATTTGCTGATCCCGATGATTTTTTAGATAGAAATTATTTTTATGAAGTGGATAAATTTTTATCAACCCACAAAGATAATAATATTTGTATGATTTCTTGTAATGTAATATTTTATCACGAAAAACAAAAGTTATATAAAGATAATCATGCTTTAAATTTTAAATTTAAGAATGGTATTCAAGTTAAAGAAAATTACAATCTTGATGTTTTTATACAGTTATTTACAAATTCAAGTTTTATAAATACCAGTTATTTAGCAAAATATATAAGGTTTGATGAAAAATTAAAACCCAATTTTGAAGATGCCAAATTTATCAATGAGTATTTGTTAAAAAATATCAATTTAAAAAGTGCTTTTTTACCAAAAGCAAAATATTTTTATAGAAAAAGAGAAGATGGTAGTTCAACTTTAGATGATAGAGATAAAACCAAGGATTATTATATTACGGTTTTAAATTTAGGCTATCTGAAACTTTTTAAAGATACAAAAATAACAATTCCTTCTTTTATTCAAAATGTCGTTCTGTATGATATTTTTTGGCAAATTAAAACTTTGATTTCAAATCCTGAAAAACTAGCCATTTTAAATAATGATGAAAAAAAGCTTTTCAAGGAATTATTATTTGATAATTTCAAATTTATTGATAGTTACAATATTAAAAAATTTAATCTCAATACTTTTGATTTTTTTTATAAAAAAGGTATATTAAATTATTTTAAAAATGAAGATTTAAGTGAAAATATAGCTTTTATAGAAGATATTGATGATAAGAACGATGAAATTTTAGTAAAGTATTATTTTAATGATATCGATCATAAAGTCAAGATTTTATTGGACGATGAAGTGGCTATCATAAAGCATTCTAAGATAAGGCAATATGATTTATTGGATAAAGTTTTCTTATATGAAAAAAGAATATGGCTAAAGCTCAAAAACGATACTAAAAATCTTGATATTTTTGTAAATTCGCAAAAGCTAAAGCTTATTTTTAACAATAATTTTATAAATGATTTAAATGGGGTTTTAAAAGCTTTAAACAAGCAAAAAAAACAAAGATCAAAAAATTCTAATTTATGGCTTTTTGCTGATATGAGCTGGAGAGCCGATGATAATGCTGAACATTTGTACAGATATGTAATGCACAATCATCCCAAACAACAAATTGCTTTTATTTTAAGTAAAAATTCAATTGATTATCCAAGACTTAAAAAAGAAGGCTTTAGATTGATTGATCCAAAAGGCTTTTATTCTAAATATTTGATTTATAAAGCTGATAAAATTATTTCTTCTCATATAGATAGATATATTTTCAATGCTTTGGGCGGAGATACTTTGAAAACTAAGGATTTTATCTTTTTACAACACGGGGTAACAAAAGATGATTTATCTAGGTGGCTTAATCAAAGAAAAATAGATATATTTATTACAAGCACAAAAGCAGAGTATGATTCTATAGCAGGTGATTTTAATCAATATAAATTTAGTACAAAAGAAGTAGTTTTAACAGGGTTAGCAAGGTGGGATGCCTTAATTAAAAATAATGTTTTAAATACAAAACAAATTTTAATTATGCCTACTTGGAGGAAAAATATAGTTGGAATGGTCATAAATTTTGGCACAAGAGAATTAAAAGATAATTTTAAAGAAAGCGAATATTTTCAAAAATGGAATTCTTTATTAAATTCCAATGATTTAAAAGCATTGCAAGAAAAATATTTTTTTACTATAATTTTCAATCCTCATCCTAATATTATACCATATTTAAAAGATTTTAATATCCCTTCTTATGTTAAATTCGCCAATCAAAATGAAAGCTTGCAAGCATTATTTTGCAACTCATCTTTAATGATTACCGACTACTCTAGCGTAGCTTTTGAGATGGCTTATTTAAAAAAACCAGTAATTTATTATCAGTTTGATGAAAAAGAATTTTTTATAAATCATAGTTATTTTCGTGGTTATTTTAATTATAAAAAAAATGGCTTTGGTCCAGTTGTAGAAAGCGAAGAAAATTTATTAAAGGAGCTTAAAAACTTACTTCAAAATGATTACAGGCTTTTTGATGCTTATAAAGATAATATAAATTCAACGTTTGCTTTCAAAAATGGTGATTCTTGTTGGAGAACTTATAAGGTGATAGAATATAAATAA
- a CDS encoding Capsular polysaccharide export system protein KpsF, whose protein sequence is MRVDSLKIAKEVFAIEAKAIQDLALNLDENFSKAVELMLHTKGRCIVSGMGKSGHVGAKIAATLASTGTPSFFIHPGEALHGDLGMLTPDDILIAISNSGETEEILKIIPAIKKRKIPLVTMCGKENSTLVKQGDIFLNISVKEEACPLQLAPMSSTTATLVMGDALAAALMKARNFRPDDFALFHPGGSLGRKLLTRVSDLMVSKNLPIVHPDTEFNDLVDVMTSGKLGLCLVLENEKLVGIITDGDLRRALKTNDKPRFDFKAKEIMSINPKVVNADAMASEAEEIMLKYKIKEIVVSKEDKVVGIIQLYAIGNV, encoded by the coding sequence ATGAGAGTTGATTCTTTAAAGATAGCCAAAGAGGTTTTTGCCATAGAAGCCAAAGCTATACAAGATTTGGCTTTAAATTTGGATGAAAATTTTTCTAAAGCTGTGGAGCTTATGCTTCATACAAAGGGGCGTTGTATAGTCAGTGGTATGGGAAAATCAGGCCATGTAGGAGCTAAGATAGCCGCGACTTTAGCAAGCACAGGAACGCCTAGCTTTTTTATCCACCCAGGAGAGGCTTTACATGGGGATCTTGGGATGCTTACCCCTGATGATATTTTGATAGCTATCTCAAATTCAGGTGAAACTGAAGAAATTTTAAAAATCATCCCTGCAATTAAAAAACGTAAAATCCCTCTTGTAACTATGTGTGGAAAGGAAAATTCTACTCTTGTCAAACAAGGGGATATTTTTTTAAATATATCCGTAAAAGAAGAAGCCTGCCCTTTGCAACTTGCTCCAATGTCTTCGACAACTGCTACTTTGGTAATGGGTGATGCTTTAGCAGCAGCTTTAATGAAGGCTAGAAATTTTAGACCTGATGATTTTGCTCTTTTTCATCCGGGTGGAAGTTTAGGCAGAAAGCTTTTAACTAGAGTAAGTGATCTAATGGTATCCAAAAATCTTCCTATAGTTCATCCTGATACCGAATTTAACGATCTTGTTGATGTAATGACGAGCGGAAAGCTAGGACTTTGTTTAGTACTTGAAAATGAAAAGCTAGTAGGTATTATAACCGATGGGGATTTGCGCCGTGCCTTAAAGACCAATGACAAACCAAGATTCGATTTTAAAGCTAAAGAGATCATGAGTATAAATCCCAAGGTGGTCAATGCTGATGCTATGGCAAGTGAGGCCGAAGAGATTATGCTAAAGTATAAAATCAAAGAAATTGTCGTTTCTAAAGAAGATAAAGTAGTAGGTATTATACAGCTTTATGCAATAGGGAATGTATAG